One window from the genome of Paraconexibacter algicola encodes:
- a CDS encoding response regulator: protein MPTTTMTSAGPDPPVRIGISVLVADDHPLYRDGLARAVNAHPDLDLLGHVSDGTRALAAIRRHEPDVAVMDIDMPGMSGLEVLEEVVGADLATRVVLISSHLDGPTVHQAIAVGAFGVLLKDAGPQEISAAARAATDGDVVLSPAASSLLARAVRDQRGVPALIELTDREREVLELIAEGRSAPEIAGELYLAPATVKSHLHTLYTKLGVSDRAAAVAVAFRRGVLQ, encoded by the coding sequence GTGCCCACGACGACGATGACGAGCGCTGGACCCGACCCACCCGTCCGGATCGGGATCTCGGTGCTCGTCGCCGACGACCACCCGCTCTACCGCGACGGCCTCGCCCGGGCGGTCAACGCCCACCCTGATCTCGACCTCCTCGGCCACGTCTCGGACGGGACACGGGCGCTCGCCGCGATTCGTCGCCACGAGCCGGACGTCGCGGTCATGGACATCGACATGCCCGGGATGAGCGGCCTCGAGGTCCTCGAGGAGGTCGTCGGCGCCGACCTCGCGACGCGCGTCGTCCTGATCTCGTCGCACCTCGACGGGCCGACCGTCCACCAGGCGATCGCGGTGGGCGCGTTCGGCGTCCTGCTCAAGGACGCGGGCCCGCAGGAGATCAGCGCCGCGGCGCGGGCGGCGACGGACGGCGACGTCGTGCTCTCCCCGGCGGCGTCCTCGCTCCTGGCCCGCGCCGTGCGCGACCAGCGTGGCGTCCCGGCACTCATCGAGCTCACCGATCGCGAGCGTGAGGTCCTCGAGCTCATCGCCGAGGGGCGCTCGGCGCCCGAGATCGCCGGCGAGCTGTACCTCGCCCCCGCGACGGTCAAGAGCCATCTCCACACGCTGTACACGAAGCTCGGGGTCTCGGACCGCGCGGCAGCCGTCGCGGTCGCGTTCCGGCGTGGCGTGTTGCAGTAA
- a CDS encoding CHASE domain-containing protein: protein MGAHGNARVGGLVAALLLMTALGAWLAHGVLADRDEERFRSEIERIDAAIEDRMATYVQVVRGGLGLFEASEKVSRTEWLRFVELLELDRNYPGFKSLSYAPLVRRADLPDFLARVRAEPLPPGVPPTNALRTYELVAPAGSRGGGDLHSPLLYTAPFVRNIGALGADMIREPGRRAVMLDALRSGQARITRRVNLRGTDPDTAGFIAFVGLRKDGRDLGWLTAAFTANEFLRGLLGRAPSPLDFELTDGQGALLASTAGVTRTGAPRALPDETDDTFRGTSALRMPGRIWQGRYVAGADFASTSTTVVPLAILLGGTLVTGLLALIALAAGSSRRQAATLAEQAIVLERARDEAQAADRAKATFLATMSHEIRTPMNAVVGMSSMLLRAPLSEEQHERARVIRSSGEHLLGLINEILDVSKLEAGRIELEAGPLEVRGLIVGTVDLIRADAEARRVSVEVDIAPGTPPWVHGDDGRLRQVLLNLLANAVRHSPEAGRVRVGVGATPVPDGWELDLTVADTGPGIDPADRDRIFEPFEQGTGRVGGTGLGLSIASRLVEAMGGRIEVQDTPGGGATLHFWACVGAAQAPIRPAVPDPVPAVDDAFAALRVLVAEDNPLNQLMVRDVFGQLGLCADVVGDGEEAVAAVVRQPYDVVFLDLHMPVLDGLAAARELVATIPAPRRPRIVAMTADVTAAAREEAAAAGMEDFVAKPVIAADLVAVLRRSATVTAA, encoded by the coding sequence GTGGGGGCACACGGGAACGCGCGTGTCGGCGGATTGGTCGCCGCGCTGCTGCTGATGACGGCGCTTGGGGCGTGGCTCGCCCATGGCGTGCTCGCGGACCGCGACGAGGAGCGCTTCCGCAGCGAGATCGAGCGGATCGACGCCGCGATCGAGGACCGCATGGCGACCTACGTGCAGGTCGTGCGCGGCGGCCTCGGCCTGTTCGAGGCCTCGGAGAAGGTGTCGCGCACGGAGTGGCTGCGCTTCGTCGAGCTGCTGGAGCTCGATCGCAACTACCCCGGCTTCAAGTCGCTGAGCTACGCGCCGCTCGTGCGCAGGGCCGATCTCCCCGACTTCCTCGCGCGCGTCCGCGCCGAGCCACTGCCTCCGGGCGTTCCGCCGACGAACGCGTTGCGCACCTATGAGCTGGTCGCGCCGGCCGGGTCGCGGGGCGGCGGGGACCTCCACAGCCCGCTGCTCTACACCGCCCCGTTCGTGCGCAACATCGGCGCGCTCGGCGCGGACATGATCCGGGAACCGGGCCGTCGCGCCGTCATGCTCGACGCCCTGCGCAGCGGTCAGGCGCGCATCACCCGGCGGGTCAACCTGCGCGGCACCGACCCGGACACGGCGGGCTTCATCGCGTTCGTCGGGCTGCGCAAGGACGGCCGGGACCTCGGGTGGCTCACCGCCGCGTTCACCGCGAACGAGTTCCTTCGGGGGCTCCTCGGGCGGGCGCCGTCCCCCCTGGACTTCGAGCTCACCGACGGCCAGGGCGCCCTCCTCGCGAGCACCGCGGGGGTCACGCGGACCGGAGCGCCGCGAGCCCTCCCGGACGAGACCGACGACACGTTCCGCGGCACGAGCGCCTTGCGGATGCCGGGCCGCATCTGGCAGGGCCGCTACGTCGCCGGCGCGGACTTCGCGTCCACCTCGACGACGGTCGTCCCGCTCGCGATCCTTCTCGGTGGGACGCTGGTCACCGGCCTGCTCGCGCTCATCGCCCTCGCCGCCGGCAGCTCGCGACGCCAGGCGGCCACGCTCGCGGAGCAGGCGATCGTCCTCGAGCGCGCTCGCGACGAGGCGCAGGCCGCCGATCGGGCGAAGGCGACGTTCCTGGCGACGATGTCGCACGAGATCCGCACGCCGATGAACGCGGTGGTCGGGATGAGCAGCATGCTCCTGCGCGCACCGCTGAGCGAGGAGCAGCACGAGCGGGCGCGCGTCATCCGGTCCAGCGGCGAGCACCTTCTCGGCCTCATCAACGAGATCCTCGACGTCTCGAAGCTCGAGGCCGGCCGCATCGAGCTCGAGGCTGGGCCGCTCGAGGTGCGGGGCCTGATCGTCGGAACGGTCGACCTCATCCGCGCCGACGCCGAAGCGCGTCGGGTGAGCGTCGAGGTCGACATCGCCCCGGGCACGCCGCCCTGGGTTCACGGGGACGACGGGCGCCTGCGGCAGGTCCTGCTCAACCTGCTGGCCAACGCGGTCCGCCACTCGCCGGAGGCCGGCCGGGTGCGCGTGGGCGTCGGCGCCACGCCGGTCCCGGACGGGTGGGAGCTCGACCTGACGGTTGCGGACACCGGTCCGGGGATCGACCCGGCGGACCGGGACCGGATCTTCGAACCGTTCGAGCAGGGGACGGGCCGCGTCGGCGGCACGGGCCTCGGACTGTCGATTGCCTCGCGCCTGGTCGAGGCGATGGGCGGCCGCATCGAGGTCCAGGACACGCCCGGAGGCGGAGCGACGCTGCACTTCTGGGCCTGCGTCGGCGCGGCGCAGGCTCCGATCCGCCCGGCGGTGCCCGACCCCGTCCCCGCGGTCGACGACGCGTTCGCGGCGCTGCGCGTGCTGGTCGCCGAGGACAACCCGCTCAACCAGCTCATGGTGCGCGACGTGTTCGGCCAGCTCGGTCTCTGCGCCGACGTCGTCGGCGACGGCGAGGAGGCGGTCGCCGCGGTGGTGCGCCAGCCCTACGATGTCGTCTTCCTCGACCTCCACATGCCCGTGCTCGACGGTCTCGCCGCGGCACGCGAGCTCGTCGCGACGATCCCGGCGCCGCGGCGCCCGCGGATCGTCGCGATGACGGCCGACGTGACCGCCGCCGCGCGGGAGGAGGCCGCCGCCGCAGGGATGGAGGACTTCGTCGCCAAGCCCGTCATCGCCGCTGACCTCGTCGCCGTCCTGCGTCGCAGCGCGACGGTGACCGCGGCCTGA